A region from the Bubalus kerabau isolate K-KA32 ecotype Philippines breed swamp buffalo chromosome 23, PCC_UOA_SB_1v2, whole genome shotgun sequence genome encodes:
- the RNF216 gene encoding E3 ubiquitin-protein ligase RNF216 isoform X3: MAEGNSNEEVIHLNNFHCHRGQDWINLRDGPITISDSSDEEGVPMLVTPAPQQHDEDLDDDVILAETYKPQTSRPNLIKPAAQWQDLKRLGEERPKKSRAAFESDTNGYFPVYNSSLFGSGTQDDSEDDYSEFLDLGPPGVSGFMKPSGQTEREPKPGPSHNQATNDLINPRSEQKVIILKEGNLFPEADPLDTQNQSSEESETELLSNLGESSDILDDQAIEEDCWLDHSYFQSLNQQPREVPSQVVPQERRPEAELGPMLYQHEPRGSAFPGPAFARPEPQQDWIPDPASPRPAHPLGELEDQQLAIDDEEPGPAFPLEETREPNLGNLWGQEASDVDQELIALLVKETEVRFPDVANGYVEEIIHLKNYYDLNVLCNFLLENPDYPKREDRVLMNPSSSLLASQDEMKLPTVDFFDYSKLAPLDQHCFIQAADLLMADFKMLSSQDIKWALHELKGHYAITRKAFSDAIKKWQELSPETSGKRKKRKEMNQYSYIDFKFEQGDKKIEKRMFFLENKRRHCRSYDRRALLPAVQQEQEFYEQKIKEMAEHEDFLLALQMNEEQYQKDGQLIECRCCYGEFPFEELTQCADAHLFCKECLIRYAQEAVFGSGKSELSCMEGSCTCSFPASELEKVLPQTILYKYYERKAEEEVAAAYADELVRCPSCSFPALLDSDVKRFSCPNPRCRKAPLSMGFYRQECWRGLPCPLPGDVPDLGIEPASPELHIDCSPTAPPGKLT, encoded by the exons ACTGGATCAATCTCAGAGATGGACCCATCACCATATCCGACTCCTCTGATGAGGAAGGGGTTCCAATGCTGGtcaccccagctcctcagcaacaTGATGAGGACCTGGATGATGATGTCATCCTGGCGGAA acATACAAACCTCAGACATCACGACCCAATCTCATCAAACCAGCTGCCCAATGGCAAGATCTCAAAAGATTGGGAGAAGAAAGGCCTAAAAAATCTAGAGCAGCCTTTGAATCAGATACGAATGGCTATTTTCCCGTGTATAACAGCTCATTGTTTGGTTCTGGGACACAGGATGATTCTGAGGATGACTACAGTGAATTTCTAGATCTTGGGCCTCCtggagtttctggattcatgaaGCCAAGTGGCCAAACAGAAAGAGAACCTAAGCCTGGACCAAGTCACAACCAAGCAACCAATGACCTCATCAACCCCAGATCAGAGCAGAAAGTCATTATCTTAAAAGAAGGTAATCTTTTTCCAGAAGCTGATCCTTTGGACACTCAGAACCAGTCATCTGAAGAGTCAGAGACAGAGCTTTTATCAAACCTTGGAGAATCATCTGATATCCTCGATGACCAGGCCATCGAAGAAGACTGCTGGTTAGACCACTCTTACTTCCAGTCTCTGAACCAGCAGCCCCGTGAGGTACCAAGCCAGGTTGTACCTCAGGAGCGGCGTCCAGAAGCAGAGCTGGGCCCAATGCTGTATCAGCATGAACCCCGGGGGTCAGCTTTTCCAGGACCGGCGTTTGCAAGACCAGAGCCCCAGCAGGATTGGATTCCAGACCCTGCTTCTCCTCGGCCTGCCCATCCTCTGGGAGAGCTTGAAGACCAGCAACTAGCAATAGATGATGAAGAACCAGGCCCAGCATTTCCGCTAGAAGAAACTCGGGAGCCCAATTTGGGAAACCTTTGGGGGCAAGAAGCTTCTGATGTAGACCAGGAACTCATTGCACTGTTGGTGAAAGAGACA GAAGTAAGATTTCCTGATGTAGCAAATGGGTATGTTGAGGAAATAATTCATTTGAAGAATTACTATGATTTGAATGT aCTTTGTAATTTTCTTCTGGAAAATCCAGATTATCcaaagagagaagacagagtCCTTATGAATCCCAGTAGCAGCCTGCTCGCCAGCCAAGATGAGATGAAG TTGCCTACAGTAGACTTTTTTGACTATTCTAAATTAGCTCCTCTTGACCAGCACTGCTTCATCCAAGCTGCCGACCTCCTGATGGCCGACTTCAAAATGCTTAGCAGTCAGGACATCAAGTGGGCCCTGCACGAGCTCAAAGGACACTATGCAATCACCCGAAAG GCCTTTTCTGACGCCATTAAAAAATGGCAGGAGCTATCGCCAGAAAccagtggaaaaagaaaaaagagaaaagaaatgaatcagTATTCTTACATAGATTTCAAATTTGAACAAG GTgataaaaaaatagagaagaggaTGTTCTTTCTGGAAAATAAGCGGCGACATTGTAGGTCCTATGACCGGCGTGCCCTCCTTCCAGCTGTGCAGCAGGAGCAGGAGTTCTACGAGCAGAAAATCAAAGAGATGGCAGAG CATGAAGACTTTTTGCTTGCCCTGCAGATGAATGAAGAACAGTATCAAAAG GATGGCCAGCTGATTGAGTGCCGCTGCTGCTATGGGGAGTTCCCATTCGAGGAGCTGACGCAGTGTGCTGATGCTCACTTATTCTGCAAAGAGTGTCTCATCAGATACGCCCAAGAGGCAGTCTTTGGATCTGGAAAG TCAGAGCTCAGCTGCATGGAGGGCAGCTGCACATGCTCATTCCCAGCCAGTGAACTGGAGAAGGTGCTTCCCCAGACCATCCTGTATAAATACTATGAGCGAAAAGCAGAGGAAGAAGTTGCAGCAGCCTACGCTGATGAGCTTGTCAG GTGCCCCTCCTGCAGCTTTCCTGCTCTCCTGGACAGTGACGTGAAGAGGTTCAGTTGTCCCAATCCTCGCTGTCGAAAG gctcctctctccatgggattctacaggcaagaatgctggagagggttgccatgccctcttccaggggatgttcctgacctagggattgaacctgcatctcctgaattgcataTAGATTGTTCACCCaccgcgccacctgggaagctcacataA